GGTGGCCGCGCTGGCGCTGGCGCTCGCCGCGTGCGCCAAGCAGGAGCCGGCCAAGGCGCCGGCGGCGCCGGCCGGGCCGGCGAAGGGAACGCCGGAGTGGAAGATCCAGAACGCGATGAGCGCGGCGCCGACCGCGGTCGCGACCGCGGCCACCATCATGGACTGGCCCGCCACGCCCGACGGCAAGATGACGCAGATCCGCGCGGGATCGAACGGCTGGACGTGCCTGCCGGACGACCCGAGCACGCCGGGCAACGACCCGGTCTGCGCCGATAGCGTCTCGTTCACCTGGTTCGGCTTCTGGATGCAGCACAGGCCGCCACGGACCAGGACCGTGGCGCTCGCCTACATGCTCCGGGGCGCCACCGACGCGAGCAACACGGACCCGTTCAAGGCCAAGCCGGACTCGGGCCAGCCCTGGGTGGTCACCGGTCCCCACCTGATGGTCTTCATCCCGGACGTGAAGGCCTTGCAGGGGATGTCCACCGACTGGAAGAGCGGCGGTCCCTACGTGATGTGGGCGGGCACGCCGTACGCACACCTGATGATCCCGGTCGCGGCGCCCAAGGCGGACAGCGGGATGACGATGTGAGAAGCAGGGTGTGAGGGTGTAGGGTGTGAGGGCGCAGGGCGCGGCGGCGTCTCCTCCCACACCCTACACGCCACCCCCTACGCCCTTCGCTTCCGGCTCCGGCCACACACCTCGAATCTCCTCGAATGCCCGGGCCGCGGCGAGAAGACGCCATTCCTGCCGCGGCCCGGCCGCGAGCTGCAACCCGATGGGCAGACGGTGTCGCGATAGTGCGCAGGGGATGCTGATGGCCGGGAATCCGCTCAGGCTGAACGGATAGGTCAGCCGCGTCAGTGCGTGACGCGGCATCTCGCCGCCGGGGAGCACCGGCCGGAAGGCGTCGGCGTTGGGGAAGGCGAGGATCGGGACCGTGGGGCCGGCGAGGACGTCCACATCTTCCAGCGCACGGCGAAGCGCACGCCGGATCTGCCGCCGCGTGCCCTGGGCCGCGACGTAGGCGGTGGCCGGGATGTCCCGCGCCGACTCGAGTGCCTTCGCCACGTCGTCGCCATACTCGGCCGCCCGCTCCGGATACCATCGCTTGTGGAACTCGAACGCCTCCGGGCGGACGGTAGCGATGCCGACGTCCACGCACCCCTCGATCTCGGGGATCCTGACGACGCGCACCTCGGCGCCGGCCTCGGCGAGCGCCCGCAGCGCCTCGCGGACGCCGGCCTCCACCTCCGGATCCACACGCTCGAAGACGTAGTGTTCGGGGACGCCGATCCGGAGGCCCTTGAGGGAGAACGGGGCTTGGGGTTTGGGGACTGGGGTATCGGGCCCCGCACTCCCCAAACCCCAACCCCCAATCCCCAGCCCGCTGCCTGCCAGCACCTCCAACGCCTTCGCCGCATCGTCCACCGATCGCGCCAGCGGCCCCACCGTATCCAGGCTCCTCGCCAGCGGCACGACGCCGCGCGCGGAGAGGAGGCCGTAGGTCGGCTTCAATCCCACGACGCCGCACAGCGACGCCGGGATCCGGATCGACCCCGCCGTGTCGGTCCCCAGCGCGACCGCGACGATCCCCGCGGCGATCGCCGCCGCGGAGCCCCCGCTCGAGCCCCCCGTCGTGAGCGACGGGTTCCACGGGTTCTTCGTCGCGCCGTAGTGGGGATTGTCGTTCGTCGTGCCGAAGGCGAACTCGTGCGTGTTCGTCTTGCCGACCAGCACGGCGCCCGCCTCGCGCAGCGCCCACACCACGGCGGCGTCGCGCGTCGGCACCCAGTTGCCCAGGATCCGCGAGCCCGCGGTGGTGCGCGTTCCCTGGGTCGCGATCAGGTCCTTGATCGCGACGCATACGCCGTGCAGCGGGCCGCGGCTCGCGCCCGCGCCCAGCTCCTGCTCGGCCTGCCGTGCCTCGGCGCGCGCGGTCTCGGCGGTGACCGTGATGAAGGCGTTGAGCGCCGGCTGCGCGCGCTCGATCGCCGCGAGGGTGCTCTCGGTGTCCGTGGTGACGGGGGTCACGGCCATGATCAATGTTAGCACGTCCGCTCGACGGTTCGATACCGGCCGCCCCTGCATCAGGCGCGCCGCGGGGCGTCGCCTCGTCAAGCCCGACGACACCGCTTCGCGTTCGGGGACAACTACGGATTGACCGCCTGCCGACGCCTCCCAT
The Gemmatimonadales bacterium genome window above contains:
- a CDS encoding amidase, which codes for MTPVTTDTESTLAAIERAQPALNAFITVTAETARAEARQAEQELGAGASRGPLHGVCVAIKDLIATQGTRTTAGSRILGNWVPTRDAAVVWALREAGAVLVGKTNTHEFAFGTTNDNPHYGATKNPWNPSLTTGGSSGGSAAAIAAGIVAVALGTDTAGSIRIPASLCGVVGLKPTYGLLSARGVVPLARSLDTVGPLARSVDDAAKALEVLAGSGLGIGGWGLGSAGPDTPVPKPQAPFSLKGLRIGVPEHYVFERVDPEVEAGVREALRALAEAGAEVRVVRIPEIEGCVDVGIATVRPEAFEFHKRWYPERAAEYGDDVAKALESARDIPATAYVAAQGTRRQIRRALRRALEDVDVLAGPTVPILAFPNADAFRPVLPGGEMPRHALTRLTYPFSLSGFPAISIPCALSRHRLPIGLQLAAGPRQEWRLLAAARAFEEIRGVWPEPEAKGVGGGV